A region of the Epinephelus fuscoguttatus linkage group LG22, E.fuscoguttatus.final_Chr_v1 genome:
acagaggaagaagatatatcaggctctatgtacacacacaatactTGGTAGATACATTCATTGTTGGTTATGGACTATTTATGTGACTTGTGCTCTATGAAAAATGTTCACAAAAGTATCCTCAGCCTGATGCTGTAAAATacgtttctgtgtgtgtgaggggatgTCTATAAACTTCAGAGGAGACATTTTGGCTGAGCAAAGGAAACGAATTTGTGGTAAACCCCTCAAGCAGGCAGTGACATCACCTAACCTGCAGTCTCCATGACGTAATGATAAACGTGACTCCACTccatgcttcacacacacacacacacacacacacacacacacacacacacacacacacacacacacagagcctctGCTCCTCACGTCCCTGTCTGCCAGCTGTGAGGTGCATACGTGCAGTCTCACACATAGTCACATAACCAGCCACAGCCTTTTTCCCACAGAGATTATTACTGTAACACAACTTTGCCTGGATAACTGGATTATTTGCAATGTCTCTCAcgtgtaaaatgaaaaaataaataaaaataaactacggttttatttattgattaattaattgataaatTCGTTTTTTTTACACTTGCTAAAAAGTGACAGAATTGTAGCAGTTAAGACTTTATCAGACAAAAAATCCAACACACATGGCCTTTGAATCCAAATATAgtgaaaaaagacacaaaagtaaaaaacacaacaatgcaCAGTTTCTGACTTTACTCATACACGATATCACCTGAAAGCTCCTTTCTGCCATTAATGCTGACCACTTTAAGATACAACCACCATAGAAGGCTCAATGCTGCTTACACCCTGCTTACACAGCTATCAGTTCATCCATGTCAGCTCATGTCACACACTGCCAGTAGTCCAGATGATCTAAATCCAACCAAATATTTTGTCCAAACACATAACATCCAGAGATATCCATAAACTGTTGTTGCATTGTTtcaaatgttcatatttctcCGCATATTATCATTAATTTCTAAACCtaattcttttcctaaacctaatctacaaACATTTGCTTTCCTGAACCTAGTTTCCATAACTTTACATTCGTCTATGTTAGGGTACATAATGACACCCAactttcctaaacttaacctactTAACTTCCATTTTCCCTGAACTTAATctttgtaactttactttccaaaCTAACCCAAGACTGACCTTTCCTAAACTTAGCtgatgtaactttatgttaaatatgtaaCATGATGATGTCTAACCATGATTCTTCTCCTAAACCAAACCTAATTGATAAGGGCGCTAATTctttagatatcatacaaactattGTATGAAGATATGTCAGGTTTCTCCTGTTTtactctctttcttcttcattttctgtctcttttttagCTGCTAACCTGCAGCTctcatggcaaaaaaaaaagcagtggtTGCCACCACACTCTACTTAGGGTGTATTCAATACGTGATATTAGTGTTAGGTGTGGATTAAGGTGCAGCAGATCACGCTTCTGACCACACCCATTAGTTATACCTGGTGTGGTGGCTCATATAGCAAGCTCACCCAAGCACAAAGAGCGAGCGCTTTGTTAATCCCAAAGGCGAATTGCAATGTTACCATGTCACACAAAACaatcccaaaacaaacaacagacgCTCAAAGAGGTAAgtaagacataaaatgacaaaatcatAAATAGCTGATATCTTAACCAGACACTGATGTACAGCTACAAACTAGGTTTGTACTCTGGTTCTAAATATATTCAGTGATCTCAGTCTCACTGAGATGATTCAATAACTTTATGTTTGAGTCACAATGTGAGAAGAATAGACTGGTTAAAGCAACACTATAGCATGATTTTCACTTTCAGCAGCTCCCATATAAAGATGCACTGCTGGAACATTTTCATAGGCTTTTCTATAAACAGCATAATTAATGGATCCATCATTTCTGTATTACAGGCTAATGGTGATGTGGGAAATACTTTCTTGGCACACATTAGGACTTTTAAGACCAACTGTACCTCATCTGATTGCTTCGGTTTACTAACATTTGCCTTGACCAGAACACAGGTGGAAAGGTTTTTGCCTGGTAGATTGAAATGCCAGGAGCTGATCAAAGTAAACATGGATCCAGTGTTATATAGTGCAGTCTTTTTGTGCTGtgagacatgaaaaaaaatcactaaatgCCTTTTTAATTTATAATCTTCTGACAGTCCCAGTGCAGATGTTTAGCTCAGTGGCCCATCACTTTACTTTGGAATGCTACATAGCTTTCATAGCGTTCAGACTCTGGCATTCTGCCAAAGACCTGTGCAAGCACCCGACAACTTCACAACAAcctgaccttgaactttgacgtCATGATGACGACAAACAGCACGTCATCACCTGTGGTGCATTCAGTGTCAGCTGCCATTAGAAAAATACCTGAAGATTTTAAAAGCATGAAGGGGAATGATAGTTTACTCCCTTTCTctttcactgcacacacacacacacacacacacacacacacacacacagaggtaagTACCCATGACCTTAAACCTAGATTGCTACAATAGATGGATGTTCAAACCAGTTTGACTATGACGCAGCACTTGAATTGCATCATTGCTGAAACAGTAATCATAATAACATAGAGTTCATCCACTCCCACAACTAATAAACAATAATACCTCTGACTAagagtactactactactatgtGTTTCACTCTCAAAatgtacattgttttttttttttgtttgatttttttttttttttttcacagtccTAACACTGCATACAGAGAATTTTGCATCTTTGATAAAGAATTTAATCTAGGTTAATGAATAGTTGTCTTCTCAggcaagaaagaaaaacactaaaAGAAATCCCAGACTGATTCCAGACCATAATCTGTGACGTCAGACAGAAGGAATTTCTTAGACTAACAGAAAGTAGGAGGCTGACTGTACAGACTCCCACAGTGTTTACTTGAGTTACAAAGGCATTTCTTCTTAATTAAAATTCAAACTCACTGTACTCAACTACAAAATATCTCTATACACTAGCAATAATTGTTCTGTCACACAGCAAAGAACAAGAGAATATTCCTCAGATATCTCCACTGATGTTGCATGGGACCAGTGATGGACAGTAACAAAGAACATGTACctaagtactgtacttaagtacagtggGTTGTTGTGGAGTCATTAGTCATTGGACATCATTCATCATTCAATGTCATGAAAAGTATATAAAACATTTCACATTAGAATTAAATGCTCTTTACTACCAAatgaataatcaataaaatataaaaatcaaccagcaaATTGTTAACTTCATTTAAGAAATAATGATCAACAAATCCCCAACTCCAAAAATTCAGATATTAAATAAGCCAGTGTGGGCTAAAATTAGATTAGCGTTATgcaaatgaaaggaaaaaagcacacaaatataggaaatataatacaaaattaaataggtaagttgtgaaataatggaataaaataataaactgaCAAAGTGTTATTTCatcattcatttaaaatgatGACTGAGATTTATTgtaactgttttatttatattttaccaTTGATTTTATTGTGCAGCGCCccttttcaaaacttttcaacTTTAAATTACAGTGGCACTTTTCCCCCTAGGCACTTTAATCTGATAATGTCACTTTTCATAATGTTTTGGATAATTGCCATGAATTGACGTTTCACAGAATTAGTTTCATTTTATGATCTCACAATTTCTTGATTAACTAACACATCAATGTGTATTCATTAATGTTTGTATTGTTGTGGTGTATTATAAATATCTATTGTAATTTTGGCACACAGGGAATTCAGTGCAGAATTTGGTTGTGCTTCCAAATAAACTGAGTtacccaaaatgtaatgttgaATTTCCAATTTCAAATCAGGAGAAGAGTTGTCTCCAATTAAATttttgtgcaaattaagaaacttttttatttaaaactcTTTGGAGACTGATTTTACAGCTCCCCACCACACAGGCTCCACCAAGGATCTTGAGTATTTCTCTGGCGCCTCCCAGTGGAGCAGAACCAACAGTGCACTAACCCTTGATGGACAAATGTTCTCTTTAGGTATTCTGTAGTACATCTGAAGAGTTTTGCAGTCTAAAATTTACATTGTAAATAAATTCAATGTTtacttcagattttttttttaatggttgcAAAACCCACTGAAATAACAGTTATGTAGATgtacaaattgttttatttctgcagtaatgagaaacataaaaaagacaaatagaaAACCCCACAAAAACCACAGGAAACTCAAACACCCGTGAGGTGATATAGCTCATTTACATGACAGTGACTCTGATTAGTCTATTCACTGTGATAACTGGAACAAATAGTTAAGGGAGTGGAGTTTTTACCATCACTATTATGCCATGGATTGAAATATGGGTAGAGCTTCTCATTGAACCTACAGCCAGTAAAGGAGTAGATGAGAGCTGCAGCATCAATGTCATAAAAGGAGACCAGACCCTCTGCATAATCCACAAACACCCCCACCCTCTGAGGCTCTGACTTGAGAGAAAGACGGATTGAAGGGCCGGCACAGGCTTCATACTGATTTCTTTTAATCATACATACAGTCCAGTAGCCATTTGTTGGGGACAAAGTGATGAAGGTGTCCTTTCTGTTGACAGACTCTCTGGCCACTCCTAAAGTCCAGGCAGTCTTCCCTTTGACTTGGACTTCATAATAAAATCTTCCCACAGAGAAACTCTGCTTTCCTAGGAcagaatataaataaaatctCTTTGGGTTGTTGGGAAGATTCTGCTTCACGTCACCATAACTGACTTGCTTCCCATCATCAGACAGGATGAGATGGGGATTTGCTGTTTCAGGATCAAGAGTCACATCCACCGCAAACTGCTGGACCCTCTTCACCTCAAGGTTGGCACACAGCCTTTTAACCTCTTTAATGAGTGTCTCCTTCAGCTGAGTCACAGTACTCCTAACAGCGCCTTCACATGATGGGTGAACTCTGACCTCTGTCCAGTCCCTCAAGGATTTAGCATGGATTAAGAATGGGAAGCTTTGGAGAAGCAGGAGGTGGTCTTCAGTGCGTGAGAGTTGCTCCAGCTCAGAGCTTCTCTTCATCAGCTCAGAGATCTCCTCTTCAAGCTCTTTGATGAAGCCTTTTGCCTGTTtctctgttgtgttgtgtctctctgtaatCATCTCAATGACCTCAGCCAGACTTCTCTCAACAGACTGGATCAGATCAGTGAAGACCTGCACACTCGctgctgtctgtttctctgcatCTTCCTTGCTGAGCTCCAATGACTTTTTGAACTCCTGAATTTTCAGTCGTCTCTCCTGGATCATCTGCTGAACTTCAGCCTCTGTCTTTCCAAGTTTAGCTTTCTTTCCTTCATATTCATCTTCTAAAGAAATGACGTGGTGTCTCTTGTGACTTGACTCAGTGCagaactgacacacacacatctggtcAGTCTTGCAGAACAGCTCCAGAGGTCTCTCATGTTTCTTACACATCCTGCTCTCCAGGTTCTCCACAGGATCAATCAGCTTATGTCTTTTCAGGCCTGTGACTCTCCGGTGAGGCTCCAGGTGAGTCTCACAGTAGGAGGCCAGACACACCAGGCAGGACTTCAGGGCCTTCGTCTGGGTTTCAGTGCAGACGTCACAGAGAACTTCTCCTGTGTCTGCTCggtgctgctgtgagctgctgttggcttttattttaactgacCTTCTGAACTGAGCAGCCATCTCAGATATAAAAGTGTTGACATGCAGTTCAGGTCTTCTGTCAAACTGTTTATTACAAATAGGACACTGAGTCTGGTCATTAATATTCCAGTGATGTGTGATGCAGGTCTTGCAGAAGTTGTGTCCACATGGTATGGTGACTGGATCAGTGAACACatccagacagatggagcaCAGAAACTGATCTTCAGAGAGGAGACTGCTGGCTGCTGCCATGTCTAACAACAAAAGTGACAGTGTGAAATACAAACAATGAAATAACCAAACATAGCACAATATCAGCAAATGTCATGTTGAGACAAGTAGTTCTGTTGCACATTACTTACGTATGGAAGCCAAGAATGGCAGAGAATGGAATGgtaaagagattttttttttaatgccattaCCTCAAGATCACAAGTTAATTATCAtattacctaaaaaaaaaaacaagctttatCTCAAGATAACAGGATAATCAACCTTtatcatgaaaaacaaaagataattttctctttttatttataatgtttATTAGAGATCAGCAGTGTTGTGCATAGATGGCGTCTTGAAAACTGGAGCAACTGACACATCCGATTATGCTCCAATTAAAGTCTAACACAGGCACAAATTGAATTGTATCTTTCAGTTAGAGAAAATATTCAGATCAGTCCCCATCATTTAAGGAGAACACTTGCCTGGCTGCAAATTTTACAGGATTTATTTGAGCAGTTGCTGGCTGAAGCAGAGTGATGGGAGCTGGTCAGCCTCTGGCTACTAtgaagcccctttcccactgcacccTGCCCCCCCCACCACTAATATCCacaaacatctggcttttgtatttaatggaaaaaggttacaatcagcagtCACAAATGACTCGGTAGCAGTCACAGCTAATTATTGGCTCCAGGTCTGATTGGCCTCGATCAGTAGTAATGGAAATACTACACCTGGGTGGAGGCACTAATTTTAACCTCTTTGCCAGCTGATGCATTGACATGCtgccacaaaatactgtccatCTCCTTCCAGCACTCGCACAGTTAAAAATTTAGTTTGCACCAATTTTGAGAGAGAGTGAATTAGTAAGACATATAAACAAGAATGAACCACCATAACATTTACAATACTGCTTTCTACTTTTTATTAACCTGTATTTGGGCTGTCTATGACAATGAACGTAacacaccagaaaaagaaaagaaaaagaaagataaaaaaaggcaaattgGTCTTCTGTCTACACAGCTGTGTACTGGCAATGAGAAAGGAGTCTATGGCTTAGTTTTAGCAGGTTAATGCTGATGTAACTGCAGCATACATACCTACACAATTATGCCTTGACAACTGTTCACTTATGAATTTTCCCGACAGTCatgacagtgttttttttttcaaagattaCAGGAAATGGGGGAGACAGCGATTTGAAGGCTGAATTCAGTGTGATGAAATGAACCAATCACTCATTTTTGATTTCTCCATAATTATCCCATGATTTCGACAAACAAAAGTAATTTTCTTTTGAGAAATTATATCGTTATCTCAAGAATTCagccttttgttttctcctgAGAATCTACATAAAATTAACCCCTTACCAGGAGTAAACAAACTTTATCTtgagataataaaaataacttgtgATCTTGAGAaaacaccattaaaaaaaataattgcaagcACAGCCATTTTTCGGCTTCTGTACTGAAACATTTGACTGGGCAAATATTCAGTGCTATTGTACATTGTCTTGAAAAGGACCACAGATCACCTGTCAAACCATATCAGACAACTTAAGAGACAAGCAGTGCAGGCAGCCCATCTACACTTCACCCTTTAATACCAAGAAGTGTGACATAAATATCCTACTGTGTCTTAGAAGACAACCAACGAAGGAGGCCTCACATTGCCCTGACAGAAAAAAGTAGCATGTCAGACTTCTTGGTATAGTTGTTCCTGTGAGAGTATTTCTTCTTCTTGATtccttttttaactttttattaaaacaataaacattgtCAGCTATACTCACTTGAATTTAGAGACTCCGTTGTAGGCTACTGTTGACCTGAAGTTGTTTaatgaaagagacagagagactagTATCGACTGCAGCAGTGTTGTTGTTCTGagttactttcactttcattcaCTGTGAAGCATGTGACTGTGAAACACTCCTCTCTTCACAGTGTTGCTCCACCTCTTCATTCAGATCAGCTGGTTATTATCTTTTGTTATCTCTCTCGGGTTTGGAAATGGTTATGGTGACTTTACcaaaagatgaactgatttcaTTTCACAGTGAAATTACAAAGTAAAACTCATTTTCAACAGTCCTGTTTAGTGGTTAGAAATGCAGACCTGAGAGAGAAAATACTGTAGAgaaaacacaagacaaacacacaatgagAGATGAGATGTAGAGATGTCATAACACCTTTAACCATCATCATATTAGTTCAATATAGTCTTTATTGCAGATGTGTGGCTGTGGAATTGGAAATTAATCTGAAAGGGCATATGTCACCATCTTTGATGTGTTCAAAGCCAGCTCCCAGCATCAGAAAAAACTTCATCTGATTCTAAAGGGGGGTGACACTTTAAACTCCTCTTTctctgcacgcacacacacacacacacacacacacacacacacactgtagattgCTACAGTAGTTGGCTGTTCAGACCAGGATGACTAAGATGCAGAACTTGATTTACATCATTC
Encoded here:
- the LOC125882647 gene encoding E3 ubiquitin-protein ligase TRIM21-like, translated to MAAASSLLSEDQFLCSICLDVFTDPVTIPCGHNFCKTCITHHWNINDQTQCPICNKQFDRRPELHVNTFISEMAAQFRRSVKIKANSSSQQHRADTGEVLCDVCTETQTKALKSCLVCLASYCETHLEPHRRVTGLKRHKLIDPVENLESRMCKKHERPLELFCKTDQMCVCQFCTESSHKRHHVISLEDEYEGKKAKLGKTEAEVQQMIQERRLKIQEFKKSLELSKEDAEKQTAASVQVFTDLIQSVERSLAEVIEMITERHNTTEKQAKGFIKELEEEISELMKRSSELEQLSRTEDHLLLLQSFPFLIHAKSLRDWTEVRVHPSCEGAVRSTVTQLKETLIKEVKRLCANLEVKRVQQFAVDVTLDPETANPHLILSDDGKQVSYGDVKQNLPNNPKRFYLYSVLGKQSFSVGRFYYEVQVKGKTAWTLGVARESVNRKDTFITLSPTNGYWTVCMIKRNQYEACAGPSIRLSLKSEPQRVGVFVDYAEGLVSFYDIDAAALIYSFTGCRFNEKLYPYFNPWHNSDGKNSTPLTICSSYHSE